A region from the Microcoleus sp. FACHB-672 genome encodes:
- a CDS encoding photosystem I reaction center subunit XI, with product MSQSVQSKSDPRDREVVYPAGETQVGNLATPVNASTLTKAFINNLPAYRKGLLPQRRGLEIGMAHGYFLFGPFAWTNPVRGTQAGNLLGLMEAASIVVILTFALSLYATVLDENKPVSTITTPHPPEAFSTQEGWSNFATGFLVGGIGGAIFAYLVYQIFI from the coding sequence GTGCAATCGAAAAGTGACCCTAGGGATCGTGAAGTCGTCTACCCTGCCGGCGAGACGCAAGTGGGAAATCTGGCAACGCCGGTAAATGCTTCAACGCTAACGAAGGCTTTTATTAATAATTTGCCGGCTTATCGGAAGGGTTTGTTACCCCAGCGTCGCGGTTTAGAAATTGGGATGGCGCATGGATACTTTTTATTTGGCCCCTTTGCCTGGACAAATCCAGTTCGCGGCACTCAAGCTGGGAATTTGTTGGGATTAATGGAAGCGGCTAGCATCGTCGTGATTTTGACGTTTGCTTTGTCTTTGTATGCGACTGTGCTAGATGAAAACAAGCCGGTTTCCACAATTACCACACCCCATCCTCCAGAAGCCTTCAGCACACAAGAAGGCTGGAGTAATTTTGCAACAGGTTTTCTTGTCGGTGGAATAGGGGGCGCGATTTTCGCTTATTTGGTGTATCAAATTTTCATATAA